The Acidobacteriota bacterium genomic interval CGGGAAACGCTGGCAGCTCATCCATGCTATTCATGGAAGTCTTTTGGTGTTACTAGTCATGGGCATTTAAGGCGTCTTGGGAGGAGACGATGTCAAGGTCTTAATATCGTACACAAGGGGCGAAATAAAAAACGGCAAGACTTCGCGGGAACGAAAGCACTCCTTCACCCATTTTGAAAGGTGAGTGAACTCACCAACGGTAGCGGGAAGGGCCATCTACAAGAGAGGATCACGCACAGAGAGGCTTGTCTTTGAATATTCCGGCGGACCACTGCACTACGATATCCGTTGCAAAACACAACGTGCGTTGCAAATTGCACCGCATGCTCTGCCTCCCCTATAAAATCCTTAATAAACAGGCAGTTGTAGACTGTCCTCCACAGAAAAAGAGGTCGCTGAGCGGTTGGCAGCCACATTCTGCAACGCCCCAAAAATCTACTGTGGTTTCCAAATATCCCCTAACTCCTTCATCCGCAGAGAGTTGGCCATTTGCTGTAAAAATTGGCACAGATTGTGCTTATTTCCAGCGGGGACCTAACGGATGGAGCATATCGACTGGCAGCTACGGCGTTTCCGGGAAGGTGGGGATCGTCCGGCCATCATCTGGCGCGACCGCGCCTGTACCTATTCCGAGCTGACTGACCGCTACGAGCAGTGGCTCAGCCACCTAGAGGCGGCGGGTATCCGCGCCGGGGACTCGGTGGGGGTACTCGCCGACTTCTCGCCGGGCGCGGTGTCCTGCTTGCTGGCATTGCTGAAGATGCGCTGCATCCTCGTGCCGCTTTCGTGGGAGTCGCAAGACCAGCATCAGGAGTTCTTCAAGATCGGCGAGCTAGACCATCGCGTAGAGATAGATAAGCAGGATCAAGGCACCGCGATCAAGCTCGAAAACCGGCGCAACCACCCCTTGATGGAGCAACTGCGGGCGGCAGACAAGGCAGGGCTGGTGCTCTTTAGCTCCGGCTCCACCGGCAAACCGAAGGCGATTCTACACAGCCTGCCGGAACTGCTCAACAAGTTCCGCAAACCCCGACACTGCTACAGGACGCTCACATTTCTCCTGTTCGATCACATCGGCGGATTCAACACGCTCTGCTACACCCTGGCCAACCTTGGCTGCGTGGTGGTGGCGGCTGACCACAGCGTTGCCAGCGTCTGCCGGGTCATCGAAAAACACCGAGTGGAACTGCTGCCGACATCGCCCTCGTTCCTGAACCTCATGCTGCTGTCCGAGGCACACAAATTACACGACCTTTCGTCCCTCCGCTTGATCACCTATGGCACCGAGGTCATGCCGGAGCGCACGCTCAGGATGGCCAACGAAGCGTTTCCGCAAGCGCGCTTCCTCCAGACCTACGGCCTCAGCGAACTCGGCATTCTGCGCTCCAAGTCTGCATCCAGCGATTCGCTGCTGGTGAAGATAGGCGGTGAGGACTACGAAACCCGAGTTGTGGACGGCAGGCTGCAGATCCGGGCCCAATCGTCGATGCTGGGATACCTGAACGCGCCCAGTCCGTTCGACGCGGACGGGTGGTTCGACACTGGAGATTCGGTGATCCGGGAAGGCGACTATTACCGCATCCTAGGGCGGCAGTCGGACATTATTAACGTCGGTGGCCAGAAGGTGTACCCCTCGGAGGTGGAACAGGTCATTGCCGAGATGAACGGGGTCCTC includes:
- a CDS encoding long-chain fatty acid--CoA ligase — its product is MEHIDWQLRRFREGGDRPAIIWRDRACTYSELTDRYEQWLSHLEAAGIRAGDSVGVLADFSPGAVSCLLALLKMRCILVPLSWESQDQHQEFFKIGELDHRVEIDKQDQGTAIKLENRRNHPLMEQLRAADKAGLVLFSSGSTGKPKAILHSLPELLNKFRKPRHCYRTLTFLLFDHIGGFNTLCYTLANLGCVVVAADHSVASVCRVIEKHRVELLPTSPSFLNLMLLSEAHKLHDLSSLRLITYGTEVMPERTLRMANEAFPQARFLQTYGLSELGILRSKSASSDSLLVKIGGEDYETRVVDGRLQIRAQSSMLGYLNAPSPFDADGWFDTGDSVIREGDYYRILGRQSDIINVGGQKVYPSEVEQVIAEMNGVLDVSVKGEEHLLMGHVVTATVQMEEPVPGVQMRKRIVEYCKGRLQPFMLPVKVKVVTEGQVNYRFKKVRR